The nucleotide sequence AAATTCTGCGCACCTGCCGATGATGATATCGGGCTGGATACCCTTTTCGCGCAGTAGGTTGACGCTCTGCTGGGTTGGCTTTGATTTTTGCTCGTCAACACCGGATGGCTTCGGAATGTAGGTCAGATGCACATACAAAACGTTTTCCCGGCCTGCGTCTTTTTTCAGCTCGCGCGCCGCTTCGATATACAATTCGTTTTCAACGTCGCCGACCGTGCCGCCGATTTCAATCAGCACAATCTCTGCGTTTTCTTCGTTGGCGATTTCAAAGAAGTGTTCCTTGATGAGGTTGGTGACGTGCGGAATCATCTGCACGGTTTTTCCCAAATAGTCGCCGCGGCGTTCCTTGTCGCGGATTTTTTCAAAGACCTTGCCCATGGTAAGGTTCCATTTTCCTTTGCACGTGACGCCGAGAAAACGCTCATAGTGGCCGAAGTCCATGTCCACTTCCGTGCCGTCGTCGAGCACAAAGACTTCGCCGTGCTCCACAGGATTCATCGTGCCCGGGTCAACATTGAGATAGCCGTCACACTTGACCGGGATTATGTTGAACTGGCGCGAAAGAAGATTGCCAATGCTGGCGGTCGCAATGCCCTTGCCGAGCCCCGACAGCACGCCGCCGGTGACCACGATAAATTTGGGTGTTTTTTGAGGGTGCATTGATGAGGGAAGAAGCCAGGGGTATTTATAGTTTTGCGTAGTAAATTATATAAACATCTTTGTATTCCTTTTTTCCATGTCCCAAAAACTTAGCGTCCAAGGCATTACATTCGCCGCAGGCATCATGTGGGGCGCTGCCATTCTTTTTCTCGGCGTGCTCGCCACGCGCGGCCACGGCCTGCCGTTGATGCAAGCATTTGCATCCTTATATCCTGGTTATCAACCAACTTTTTTCGGCGTGCTCATCGGCGCAGTGTGGGGCATGATTGACGGCTGCATTGCCGGCGCGCTGT is from Candidatus Woesearchaeota archaeon and encodes:
- a CDS encoding bacteriophage holin translates to MSQKLSVQGITFAAGIMWGAAILFLGVLATRGHGLPLMQAFASLYPGYQPTFFGVLIGAVWGMIDGCIAGALFAWVYNHFVR